The Dysgonomonadaceae bacterium PH5-43 genome contains the following window.
GTTGCTAATCGCGAGCCTAACAGAAACAACTATACCGATGCGGCTTTCAACGAACGTCCTAAAGCAGAGCAGTTGTTCGATTACGAACTTGGTTACAAATATCAAGACGAAACATTTGCAGCAGGCGTAAACCTTTACTATATGAAGTACAACGATCAGCTTGTGCTTAACGGTAAGGTAAACGAGATAGGCGAGCCGCTAACCTCTAACGTTCCCGATAGTTACCGTATGGGTATAGAGTTGATGCTTGGTGCTAAAATCACTAATTGGTTAAGATGGGACGGAAATCTTACTCTTAGCGAAAACAAAATCAAAGATTACACCGAATACTCCGTTATTTATAACGAAGATTGGTCGGCTACAGAGGCAACTCAACATTCCGATTACTATGGAAAAACCAACATTGCCTATTCGCCGAATGTAATAGCCAACAGTTTGTTCACCTTCAAATATAAATCGTGGAATGCTGGATTACAATCGTCTTTTGTTAGTAAACAACATTTAGATAATACAGGAAGTGACGAGCGTACTATAGATTCTTACTTTGTAAATAATCTTCGACTTGGTTACGATTTCAAAATGCAAGGCATAAAAGGATTATCTCTAAGTGTACTTGTAAATAATTTATTTAATGAAAAGTACGAAACCAACGGTTGGGTATGGTCGTGCTACAGTCGCAACTCTTCAGGAGGTTTAGACCCATATTCAGAAAAGAGTTATTTTCCACAAGCAGGAACTAATGTAATGTTTAATGTTTCAGTAAAGATGTAAAGCTTAAGTTTTAATTATTTATAACAACCAGTGCATTTATTGTGAGAAAATATTACTTTTGTTACATATAAATGCACTGTTGCAAATAATTTTAATAACATATCACATTATGAAGAATTTATTCTTGTCCATTTTTCTACTTTCTAATTCGCTTTTTCTGTTTTCTCAAGAAGAGTTTGAGTATCGCATTGAAGGAACTTTTCCAGAAACAGTAACCAGTACTTATGTTTATCTAATACAAACTTGGCCTGAGTTAGAGCAAAACACTTTAATTCTTTCTGATAGCGCTTTGATAGAAAATGGGAAATTTATTATGCAAGGAACTTCACGCAATAATGGCTATGTGTACACATTAAGTCCTGAAGACTCTTCTTATGGAGGCTTAGTAGTTTTAGAGCCTGGCACAATTCATTTCACATATAAAGATTACAAAACCGCGGGGATAAGTTATGCACGAGGCACGCGTCTAAACGATTGGGTAACCGACAGTCTTAACGTGCCATCTGTGGAGCTTATGGAATTTGCAATGAATAATTTATCAGATATAACTACCAAGTCGCCAGAAGAACAGCAACAGATTTTCGAACAGCAACGTCCTATCGCAAAGAGATATATTGATAATTTAATCTCTTTTATTGAGAAAAATGCAAAGCTGCCTATCGGAGAATATTATTTTATAATACTGCAACAAGTTCTGAGAAAGGAAGATAAAGAGAGGATATTGCCTTTAATGTCAGATGAAGCACAGATGAAATGTTTAGAAATAAATTCAAAAATACAAGCCAACTATGTTAAAGAGGGAGAAACATACAGACCGTTTACTGCTAAAAAAATAGATGAAAGTAGTTTTGTGCTTTCAGAAGTTATAGGTGAACACGAACTGACGCTACTCAACTTTTGGGCATCTTGGTGCAGACCATGCCTGAAAAAGATTCCTTACTTAAAAGAACTACAAGAGAAGTACGGAGAAAAAGGATTAAATATTGTTGGGGTTTCAATTGATGAAAATGAAATGTTCTGGAGAAAAGCGGTAGAAAAGAATGAAATGAACTGGATTCAAGTTATAGATAATGCAGAAGCCTCTCAAAGAGCATCAATCTTATATGGTGTTGACAGAATCCCTGCGAATGTGCTAGTCGACAAAGATGGTCAAATAGTAGGAGTAAATCTTAGCGAAGAAGAGCTTAGTGCAAAAGTAGAATCTATACTAAAGATGGATTAATATAATGAACGAGCAGAAACAAGAGAGTCTTGAGGGTAAGGGTAAGGCTAATGCAGTGAAAGCAATATTAAGCAGTATGAATATTTTGGATTTATACACCTTATGTTAGGCAGGCATTTATTTTATAGCCTATATATGTAGATCGCTATAGCTAAAAGATTTATTGGTTTAGCGAGAAACTAGTTTAATAGATTGTTGCACTAGTAATTTTGTGGTATATTTGCAGAATAAACTAATAGCTACACAGCAAAATAAACTAATAGTTGCACGACGCAATAAACTAATGCGTGTGTGTATTATGTTTTTAATGTTATAGAAAGTAACTATTGGTGTTGAAATATAACAAAGAAAATGGCAGCAATTCAGGAAAAATTAGCAGAGTCGTTGAAGGTATTACAAAGTTTACAGAACGAGAGTGGCTTTGCAATCATAAAGTCTTCAGAAATATCAAGAACTCACATGGAAAGATTGATTTCCAATGGCTTTCTTCAAGAGGTAATGAAAGGGTGGTATATTTCTGCTCGTCCAGATAGTATTCCTGGCGACACAACAAATTGGTACACTTCGTATTGGTATTTCATTTCTGAGTATTGCAATTCACGTTTTGGCAAAGATTGGTGTTTAACGCCAGATATATCTTTGTCCATATATAGTGGTAATTGGATTGTTCCATCTCAGGTTATTATCCGCTCACCTAAAGGAGCGAATAATGTGGTAAAACTTATGCATAATACTTCTCTTCTGGATATTAAAGCATCTTTAGCTAATTTAATTTATACAGAACCACGATTTGGATTAAACCTTTATTCTTTGCCAGAGGCATTAATAGAATGTAGCCCTAACTTTTTCAAGTTGGACAGTGTTACTGCGCGCACTTGCTTATCGTTAACCCCAGACATATCGGATTTATTGAATATTCTATTAGAGAAAGGGCAAAGCACAAAAGCAGGACGACTCGCTGGGGCTTTTCGCAATATTGGACATACAGTTGCGGCAGATGAAATTATTGACACAATGAGAAGTCTTGGATATGACATTCGCGAAGAAGATC
Protein-coding sequences here:
- a CDS encoding hypothetical protein (product_source=Hypo-rule applied); this encodes MNEQKQESLEGKGKANAVKAILSSMNILDLYTLC
- a CDS encoding thiol-disulfide isomerase/thioredoxin (product_source=COG0526; cath_funfam=3.40.30.10; cog=COG0526; pfam=PF13905,PF14289; superfamily=52833); amino-acid sequence: MKNLFLSIFLLSNSLFLFSQEEFEYRIEGTFPETVTSTYVYLIQTWPELEQNTLILSDSALIENGKFIMQGTSRNNGYVYTLSPEDSSYGGLVVLEPGTIHFTYKDYKTAGISYARGTRLNDWVTDSLNVPSVELMEFAMNNLSDITTKSPEEQQQIFEQQRPIAKRYIDNLISFIEKNAKLPIGEYYFIILQQVLRKEDKERILPLMSDEAQMKCLEINSKIQANYVKEGETYRPFTAKKIDESSFVLSEVIGEHELTLLNFWASWCRPCLKKIPYLKELQEKYGEKGLNIVGVSIDENEMFWRKAVEKNEMNWIQVIDNAEASQRASILYGVDRIPANVLVDKDGQIVGVNLSEEELSAKVESILKMD